The window GCGGATAAAAACTCCAGTTTGCCTGGATGAGAGTATCGTGTCCTATGAGTGTGCTCAAAAAGCAGTGGAGCTAGGCAGTTGCAAAGTTATTAATATAAAAACTGGCCGTGTCGGAGGAATCAGCGAGGCTAAAAGGATTCATGATCTATGCCAGCAGAATGACATTGCCCTCTGGGGTGGTGGTATGCTGGAAGCCGGTGTGGCTAGAGCTCATAGCGTAGCAATAGCTTCTTTGCCTTATTTTACGCTGCCTGCGGATACCGCTGGTTCTTCCCGCTATTGGGAGCAGGATATTATTGAACCTGAAGTAACGGTGCATCAGGGAGCTATTCATGTTTCCAATCAGCCTGGATTAGGATATCATATTAATCGCAACCGCTTAGAAGCGGTGACTGTGCAAAAGACAACTTTTATCAAGGATAAATAATATTATCCAAAAATTTTAATTATTCAGGAGGGAAACAAAGTTCAGTGTTTAATAAAAGATACTAGTTTTCATAAGTGGCACTTTCTAAGTGATGGGAGGAATAGAAATGGATATCTTTTCCCATGACCTGATTATTTTGGGTTCTGGCCTGGCAGGTCTTCGGGCAGCTCTTGAAGCCGCAAGGGTCAGTGATGGGAAGCTTAACATTGCGATTGTGGCAAAAACTCAACTAATGCGAGCTCATTCGGTTTGTGCTGAAGGCGGAACAGGGGTCGCTCTGAAACAGAACGAGGGGGACAGTCTTGAACTGCATGCCTGGGACACGATAAAAGGAAGTGACTTTTTGGCTGATCAGGATGCCGTTGATATTTTCGTCAGGACAATGCCGGAGGAAATCATTCAATTGGAGCACTGGGGCATTCCCTGGTCGCGGCGGCCAGATGGCACGATTGATTCAAGGCCTTTTGGCGGCCACACCTTCCCGCGGGCAGTTTTTGCGGCGGATAAGACTGGTTTTTTTGAAGTTCAAACCCTGTATGACACCTTGCAAAAATATGCCCATATTACCCGTTACGATGAATGGATGGCTACGTCTTTATTAATTAAAAACAACGCTTATTGCGGTTTTACTGCTATCGGTTTGGCGGAAGGGCGGTTTGCTGCTTTTAAGTCGAAAGCCTTAATTGTCGCAACCGGTGGGGCTTGCCGGATTTATGGTTTTACAACTTATTCCCATACAGTCACCGGTGATGGGATGGCGATTGCCTTCAAGGCCGGGCTGCCATTAAAAGATATGGAATTTATCCAGTTCCATCCAACCGGACTGGTCCCTTCGGGCATCTTAATAACTGAGGCTGCCCGCGGAGAAGGCGGTTATTTAATTAACAAGCAGGGCGAGCGTTTTATGTCCAACTATGCTGAAAAGATGATGGAATTGGCGCCTCGCGATATTGTTTCCAGATCCTCAATGTTGGAGATTGAACAGGGTAGAGGTTATCAGGGTCCGAAAGGTTTGGATTATGTTTATTGCGATCTCAGGCATCTTGGCGCTAGCCGGATCAATGAGCGCTTACCGTTAATCCGGGAGGTGGCTATCAAGTTTACCGGAATAGACCCAATTTACCAGCCTATACCAGTCAGGCCTGTTGCTCATTACTCTATGGGTGGTATTCATGTGGACAATGACGGGTGGACGTTTACGGAAGGCCTCTGGTCTGCAGGAGAAGCAGCTTGCGTATCTATGCATGGAGCCAACCGCCTAGGAACCAACTCAACTGCGGAGTGCCTGGTTTGGGGCAAAATCACTGGAGACAGAGCCGCAAAATATGCAATGACTGTCAGGGCTTATCCTGATTTGCCGATGGATGAGGTTCGGCTGGAAGAGAATAGAGTAATGCATCAAATTTTTAATAAATCAGGTGCGGAAAGCCTTTATGATATCAGGCAGGAATTGCGGGATATCATGGATACGAACGCAGGAGTATTTCGTACCCGGGAGGGACTTGAGGAAGCTGTGGAAAAGATAGAGGAGCTGAAACAGCGATTTGAACATTCTTCCCTCAAGGATAAAAGTTATATTTATAACACAGATCTGGTTTCCTATCTGGAAATGGATAATATGCTTACCTTGGCGGAAGTTATCGTAAAGGGTGGACTTACTCGTGAAGAATCCAGAGGCGGGCATGCCCGGAGAGATTTCCCTGCAAGAGACGATGACAAATGGCTGAAGCACACATTGGCGTATTACAGGAAAGAAGGCCCTAAGCTGGATTATATACCTGTTCGAGTTACCACATGGAAGCCTGTTGAAAGAAAGTATTAGGGGGTGTATGATTGGTGGAAAAGCGGGTGCACCGTGATAATCATTTAGGCCTGAAGGGATGGGCTATAGCCGGGAAGTATGGTGCTGAACGTTACCTTTACCTTCTTCACCGAATAACCGGTTTAGGGCTCCTGACTTACTTGCTCCTGCATGTTTATGTAACTGGTGTCCGGATTCAAGGTGAAGCTGCCTGGGCCGCAAAAATGGCGGCAGTCGGGACGCCATTCTTTAAATTTGGAGAATTTCTGGTTGTGGTCGGCTTTATTTTTCATGCTCTGAATGGGATTAGATTATTGATCGTTGAGTTTGGTTATTGCATAGGCAAGCCGGAACGCCAGGAATACCCGTATGTTACTTCTGTGACTAAACAAAGACCATTAACGATTGCTGTTCTTGTTTTAGCTGGTCTATTAATAGCGCTTAGCGGCTTAGAATTCTTTATTTTATAGGAGGTGAACTTTTATGATGAGAGAATCTCTGTTATGGGCCTCCTTTATGAAAGCAGCTCTATTATTGGTAATAATGTTGGGGTTCCATATGGTGATGATGAATATGCATGCACTTTTGGGTTTTTTCGGCCTTCATTTGGGAGATGTATTGGAGTATAGTTCAGTTATGGAACGGGCCGCCAGTCCGTTGTGGACTCTATATTACGTCATTTTTTTAGCTGTTGCTTTATACCATGGTTTATATGGCTTCCGCTCTATTTTACTGGAAACCTTCCCTGGAAGTAACGCCATTACCATTATTAACAGCTTTGTCCTTATAGTTGGCTCCATCGCCTTTATCTATGGCACCTATATCCTTATACAATCTTACATGTTGGGAGGGGTTTAAGTGGAACCCAACGAAACCCTTTATGAGCAAATATCAAAAAGAATTACTTTTAAAATCCAGCGATTTGATCCTTTGCAAGATAAAGAACCCTATCTTCAGGAATACTCATTTGATGTGTACAGCGGGATGACGATTTTAGACTGTCTAATTTTCATAAAAGAAAAGCTTGATGCTACTCTTTCTTTCCGGGCTTCATGCCGAATGGGGATTTGCGGCTCCTGTGGCATGTTGATTAACAGGTTTCCCAATTTAGCCTGCCAAACCCAATCCTTTTCTCTTAATTCGGATGTTATAGAAATTAAGTCGCTGCCAAATTACCCAATAATCAAAGACCTGATATCTGATTTGACTCTACTTTTTCAAAAGCATCAGAATATTAAGCCCTTCATTATTCAAGAAAAAGAAGACACGGATTTAACTCTGGAGTATAAACAAACGCCTCAGGAATTGGAAGACTACCTGCAATTTGCGTATTGCTTAAAATGCGGCATCTGCTTAGCGGCATGCCCTACAGTTGCCACAGATCGAGAATTTCACGGTCCGCAAGCTTTGGCTCAGGCTTTCCGTTACAATATTGATAACCGTGACAGTGGCCGTGAGGAACGAGACAAAATTATTGACCAGGCCCATGGTATTTGGCGATGCCACATGGCTGGAGCCTGTGCAGAGGCTTGCCCCAAGGGAGTCGATCCGGCGATGGCAATCCAAATAATGAAGAAACAAACAGTTATGGGTGCTCTTGGCATGCGCCGCAAAAAAAATCCAAAAGTG is drawn from Syntrophomonadaceae bacterium and contains these coding sequences:
- a CDS encoding succinate dehydrogenase/fumarate reductase flavoprotein subunit, which encodes MDIFSHDLIILGSGLAGLRAALEAARVSDGKLNIAIVAKTQLMRAHSVCAEGGTGVALKQNEGDSLELHAWDTIKGSDFLADQDAVDIFVRTMPEEIIQLEHWGIPWSRRPDGTIDSRPFGGHTFPRAVFAADKTGFFEVQTLYDTLQKYAHITRYDEWMATSLLIKNNAYCGFTAIGLAEGRFAAFKSKALIVATGGACRIYGFTTYSHTVTGDGMAIAFKAGLPLKDMEFIQFHPTGLVPSGILITEAARGEGGYLINKQGERFMSNYAEKMMELAPRDIVSRSSMLEIEQGRGYQGPKGLDYVYCDLRHLGASRINERLPLIREVAIKFTGIDPIYQPIPVRPVAHYSMGGIHVDNDGWTFTEGLWSAGEAACVSMHGANRLGTNSTAECLVWGKITGDRAAKYAMTVRAYPDLPMDEVRLEENRVMHQIFNKSGAESLYDIRQELRDIMDTNAGVFRTREGLEEAVEKIEELKQRFEHSSLKDKSYIYNTDLVSYLEMDNMLTLAEVIVKGGLTREESRGGHARRDFPARDDDKWLKHTLAYYRKEGPKLDYIPVRVTTWKPVERKY
- the sdhB gene encoding succinate dehydrogenase iron-sulfur subunit, coding for MEPNETLYEQISKRITFKIQRFDPLQDKEPYLQEYSFDVYSGMTILDCLIFIKEKLDATLSFRASCRMGICGSCGMLINRFPNLACQTQSFSLNSDVIEIKSLPNYPIIKDLISDLTLLFQKHQNIKPFIIQEKEDTDLTLEYKQTPQELEDYLQFAYCLKCGICLAACPTVATDREFHGPQALAQAFRYNIDNRDSGREERDKIIDQAHGIWRCHMAGACAEACPKGVDPAMAIQIMKKQTVMGALGMRRKKNPKVQVEQANNQGPINAPKAPEPTVDK
- the sdhC gene encoding succinate dehydrogenase, cytochrome b556 subunit encodes the protein MEKRVHRDNHLGLKGWAIAGKYGAERYLYLLHRITGLGLLTYLLLHVYVTGVRIQGEAAWAAKMAAVGTPFFKFGEFLVVVGFIFHALNGIRLLIVEFGYCIGKPERQEYPYVTSVTKQRPLTIAVLVLAGLLIALSGLEFFIL